A window from Leuconostoc mesenteroides subsp. mesenteroides encodes these proteins:
- the smc gene encoding chromosome segregation protein SMC encodes MKLKSLEISGFKSFADKTMIELMPGMTGIIGPNGSGKSNIIEAIQWVMGEQSAKDLRGTKMSDVIFGGTDKRGSLNRAEVSITFDNSDHYVQSDFNEIRITRKLYRSGESSYLINGVESRLRDIHELFMDTGLGRESFSIISQGRVESIFNAKPEDRRGIIEEVAGVYKYKQNKEKAQKELTQTSDNLSRVADIIHEIESRINPLAEQAAEATDYLAQKERFDTLDKARLAWSIHDFNGQISSTTKQVETYDKSVNQTKLALDIVNKKLLDKRQERVNAQLSRDSLQAKILDCTQERERLIGAKNLGTQQISTLNRDVEGAEKQAYDLQIRVRKLDEQIKQVENQKDALHKKYEQLKIRLGQFDTSVQVELQRKIHSQIEANRHQYIQTMQDIATLHNTQKNDEKLLQQLTSRQKVLLARLDNENKELTASQITFNKKVPNNDHLNMAELEKKVADLKQDIEDATKIYKATEQNWYQVLDELNKVRSHRDALNSLDEYAGFYQGVRALMKPQTLEKFTGIKGVIAELMTVPSRYALAIETVLGGVLQQVVVDNTSTAKQVISYLTKKRAGRVTILPLDTIKSRHLSGLEAVQHMNGFIGVAADLIDMPEEMSAIKASILGTTVLAENLDQATEIAKRGHFRFRVVSLDGQVVNAGGSMTGGATQKRSATLLSRQSDIAELSKRADELTIQARTLEETLQLKRSTGEQLQENLLLAQESLRVAQNDTKKIDYDLSRHQDAIKRQKKSVQAIQYELKEVSEQQLELKNRLAEFSTKIENIEQQKLDQERLAAKLTHDLDTASIKSQSTNEEKATLQTEFATVGAQLDSINSQLSLLQNQRDEVQIEHSTVAKNLKNLQQQLVIAQGNVANQSIIDDISQQLDIAQEKHDKINTQIVTLTNSITDLEEQFAGQQETLRTLIGSQSQSAAHLARLQTQLENLQAQLLTQYDVGDVEALYQEVADMDFQHITEQLRLVKRSLDEIGNVNIGSIEEYASVKARFDFLTKQRDDLNSAKETLLQTIDEMDKEVQVRFKNTFDAVAAHFSDIYAKMFGGGRAEISLTDPTHLLTTGIDITAQPPGKKFQQMSLLSGGEKALTAITLLFAILHVRPVPFVVLDEAEAALDEANVARFARYLRDFAGDTQFIVITHRKGTMVNANLLYGVTMQEAGVSKMVSVDLDRVEEAVS; translated from the coding sequence ATGAAATTAAAATCACTTGAAATTAGCGGATTTAAATCATTTGCTGATAAGACAATGATTGAACTAATGCCAGGGATGACTGGCATTATTGGACCTAACGGTTCAGGAAAATCAAACATCATTGAAGCGATTCAATGGGTGATGGGTGAACAATCTGCCAAAGATTTGCGTGGGACAAAAATGTCCGACGTTATTTTTGGTGGTACGGATAAACGTGGTTCATTGAATCGTGCCGAAGTGTCAATTACTTTTGATAACAGCGATCATTATGTACAATCTGACTTTAACGAAATTCGAATTACGCGAAAGTTATATCGATCAGGTGAAAGTTCCTACTTAATTAACGGTGTTGAGAGCCGATTGAGAGATATTCATGAATTGTTTATGGATACTGGTTTAGGACGTGAAAGTTTTTCAATAATATCCCAGGGACGAGTTGAAAGTATTTTCAATGCAAAACCCGAAGATCGACGCGGTATCATTGAAGAAGTTGCTGGCGTGTATAAATACAAGCAAAATAAAGAAAAAGCGCAAAAAGAATTAACCCAGACAAGCGATAATTTGTCACGCGTGGCGGATATTATTCATGAGATTGAAAGTCGAATTAACCCATTAGCTGAACAGGCTGCAGAAGCAACAGATTATTTAGCGCAAAAAGAACGTTTTGATACGTTGGACAAAGCAAGATTAGCCTGGTCAATTCATGATTTCAATGGTCAGATATCATCAACAACTAAACAAGTAGAAACCTATGATAAAAGTGTTAACCAGACAAAGTTAGCGTTAGATATTGTCAATAAAAAATTATTAGATAAACGTCAAGAACGTGTTAATGCACAATTGTCACGAGATAGCTTACAGGCTAAAATTTTAGATTGTACTCAAGAACGTGAGCGTTTGATTGGGGCTAAAAATCTAGGAACACAGCAGATTTCAACACTGAATAGAGATGTTGAAGGTGCTGAAAAACAAGCCTATGATTTACAAATCCGTGTTCGAAAGTTAGATGAACAAATTAAACAAGTAGAGAACCAAAAAGATGCCTTGCACAAAAAATACGAGCAATTAAAAATTAGGCTGGGACAATTTGATACAAGTGTACAAGTTGAGTTACAACGTAAAATACATAGTCAAATTGAAGCGAATCGACATCAATATATTCAAACCATGCAGGATATAGCCACGCTGCATAATACGCAAAAAAATGATGAAAAATTGTTACAGCAACTAACCAGCCGCCAAAAAGTATTGCTAGCACGTCTTGATAATGAAAATAAAGAGTTAACAGCTAGTCAGATAACGTTTAACAAAAAGGTACCGAATAATGATCATTTGAATATGGCAGAACTTGAAAAAAAGGTAGCAGATTTAAAGCAAGACATTGAGGATGCAACAAAAATATATAAGGCAACAGAACAAAATTGGTACCAAGTGTTAGATGAATTGAACAAGGTTCGTAGCCATCGTGATGCACTCAATTCATTAGATGAGTATGCTGGTTTTTATCAAGGCGTTCGCGCGCTTATGAAACCACAAACTTTAGAAAAATTCACTGGTATTAAGGGGGTCATTGCTGAATTGATGACTGTTCCCAGTCGTTATGCTCTGGCAATTGAAACCGTATTGGGCGGTGTATTACAACAAGTTGTAGTAGATAACACATCAACGGCAAAGCAGGTTATTTCTTATTTAACAAAAAAACGGGCGGGACGTGTTACAATTTTACCACTAGACACCATCAAATCACGTCACTTAAGCGGTTTAGAAGCAGTACAACATATGAATGGCTTTATCGGGGTTGCTGCAGATTTAATTGATATGCCTGAGGAAATGTCTGCTATTAAAGCCAGCATATTAGGGACAACCGTTTTGGCGGAAAATCTAGATCAAGCAACTGAAATCGCCAAACGTGGGCATTTTCGTTTTCGCGTGGTAAGTCTAGATGGCCAAGTGGTTAATGCTGGTGGTTCTATGACGGGTGGCGCAACGCAAAAGCGTAGTGCAACCTTATTGAGTCGCCAATCAGATATCGCTGAATTAAGTAAACGTGCCGATGAACTAACTATTCAAGCAAGAACGTTAGAAGAAACACTGCAGTTGAAACGTTCAACTGGTGAACAGTTACAAGAAAATTTACTTTTGGCGCAAGAATCATTGCGGGTGGCTCAAAATGATACTAAAAAAATCGATTATGATTTATCACGGCACCAGGACGCTATAAAGCGACAAAAAAAATCCGTGCAAGCGATTCAATATGAATTGAAAGAAGTAAGTGAACAACAGCTAGAGCTGAAAAATCGCTTAGCAGAGTTTAGTACTAAAATCGAAAATATTGAACAACAAAAGTTGGACCAAGAGCGTTTGGCTGCGAAATTGACCCATGATCTAGATACGGCTTCAATAAAATCACAATCAACAAATGAAGAAAAAGCCACCTTACAAACTGAGTTTGCAACAGTTGGCGCCCAGCTTGACAGCATTAATAGTCAGTTGAGTTTGTTACAGAATCAACGTGATGAAGTACAAATAGAGCATAGTACTGTAGCCAAAAACTTAAAAAATCTGCAACAACAATTGGTTATAGCACAAGGTAATGTAGCTAATCAAAGCATAATTGATGATATATCGCAGCAACTTGACATTGCACAAGAAAAGCATGACAAGATTAACACACAAATCGTAACTTTGACGAACAGCATCACTGATTTAGAAGAGCAGTTTGCAGGGCAACAGGAGACTTTGAGAACACTTATTGGCTCACAAAGCCAGTCTGCAGCACACTTGGCTCGTTTGCAAACGCAGCTCGAAAATCTGCAAGCACAATTACTGACACAGTACGATGTCGGCGATGTTGAAGCTTTGTACCAAGAAGTTGCTGACATGGATTTTCAACATATTACCGAACAATTGCGGTTGGTCAAACGTAGTTTAGATGAGATTGGCAATGTTAATATTGGGTCAATTGAAGAGTATGCGTCTGTAAAAGCACGATTCGATTTTTTGACAAAGCAACGTGATGATTTAAACTCAGCCAAAGAAACACTACTACAAACAATCGATGAAATGGATAAGGAAGTACAGGTTCGTTTTAAAAATACTTTCGATGCGGTTGCGGCACATTTTTCAGATATTTATGCCAAAATGTTTGGTGGTGGTCGTGCAGAAATTAGCTTAACAGATCCAACTCATTTATTAACAACAGGCATTGATATAACAGCGCAACCCCCTGGTAAAAAGTTCCAGCAAATGAGTCTATTGTCTGGCGGCGAAAAAGCCTTGACAGCGATTACCTTATTATTTGCTATTTTACACGTTCGTCCTGTTCCTTTTGTTGTACTTGATGAAGCCGAAGCTGCGTTGGATGAAGCCAACGTGGCGCGCTTTGCTAGATATTTACGTGATTTTGCTGGTGATACACAATTCATCGTTATTACACACCGTAAAGGCACGATGGTGAATGCTAATTTGTTGTATGGTGTGACAATGCAAGAGGCTGGTGTATCAAAAATGGTTTCAGTTGACTTGGATCGGGTGGAAGAAGCGGTTTCATAA
- the ftsY gene encoding signal recognition particle-docking protein FtsY gives MGLFDIFRKKKNETVEQEATSESTEILSESESNRNDSDTEQSAAISESTTSMTQPMLEQVGLVNEDEAKIWQEALDKQKNSTLQSTETETETETDRNRTDRTETETETETETETETETETETETETETETETETETETETETETETETETETETETETETETETETETETETETEQKQKQTETETETTEQQIYDAGLKKSRTGFADRFNRFLANFRSVDEDFFEDLEETLVGADVGFDMAIKISDELREEVKLKNAKRKEDVRDVIIKKMVDLYEADGINEDATMNFAPKGQTTVILFVGVNGVGKTTTIGKLASKYQKAGKSVLLAAADTFRAGATKQLQEWGERAHVPVVAGKEKADPASVVFAAVEKARDENYDVLFVDTAGRLQNNVNLMQELEKMKRIIQREIPEAPHEVLLVLDATTGQNALQQAKLFKNSSDVSGIVLTKMDGTAKGGIVFAIRNEMHLPVKWIGFGEKASDLREFKPEEFVYGLFKELVES, from the coding sequence ATGGGATTATTTGATATTTTCCGTAAAAAGAAAAATGAAACGGTTGAGCAGGAGGCTACATCAGAATCCACTGAAATTTTGAGTGAATCTGAATCGAATCGTAATGATTCTGATACTGAGCAAAGTGCTGCGATATCTGAAAGTACGACATCGATGACACAGCCGATGCTGGAACAAGTTGGTTTAGTTAACGAAGATGAAGCCAAAATTTGGCAAGAAGCGCTTGACAAACAAAAAAACAGCACCCTACAATCAACAGAAACAGAAACAGAAACAGAAACAGACAGAAACAGAACAGACAGAACAGAAACAGAAACAGAAACAGAAACAGAAACAGAAACAGAAACAGAAACAGAAACAGAAACAGAAACAGAAACAGAAACAGAAACAGAAACAGAAACAGAAACAGAAACAGAAACAGAAACAGAAACAGAAACAGAAACAGAAACAGAAACAGAAACAGAAACAGAAACAGAAACAGAAACAGAAACAGAAACAGAAACAGAAACAGAAACAGAAACAGAACAGAAACAGAAACAGACAGAAACAGAAACAGAAACAACAGAGCAACAAATTTATGATGCAGGTTTGAAAAAATCACGTACTGGATTTGCAGATCGATTTAACCGATTTTTGGCTAATTTCCGTTCGGTAGACGAAGATTTCTTCGAAGATTTGGAAGAAACTTTAGTAGGTGCGGATGTTGGCTTTGATATGGCTATAAAGATTAGTGACGAACTTCGAGAAGAAGTGAAGTTAAAAAATGCAAAGCGTAAGGAAGACGTTCGTGATGTCATCATCAAAAAAATGGTTGACTTGTATGAAGCTGACGGTATAAATGAAGATGCCACAATGAATTTTGCACCCAAAGGACAAACAACGGTTATTCTGTTTGTAGGCGTGAATGGTGTTGGTAAAACAACAACGATTGGTAAACTGGCAAGTAAGTATCAAAAAGCGGGCAAGTCTGTTTTATTAGCAGCAGCGGACACATTTCGTGCTGGTGCTACCAAGCAATTGCAAGAATGGGGTGAACGAGCACATGTACCCGTTGTTGCTGGTAAAGAAAAAGCGGATCCTGCCTCTGTTGTCTTTGCAGCAGTTGAAAAGGCTCGTGATGAAAATTACGATGTTTTATTTGTCGACACGGCAGGTCGATTGCAAAACAATGTTAATTTAATGCAAGAATTAGAAAAGATGAAACGCATTATCCAGCGTGAAATTCCTGAAGCACCACACGAAGTTTTGTTAGTTCTTGATGCAACGACTGGTCAGAATGCATTACAACAGGCAAAGTTGTTCAAAAATTCATCCGATGTCAGTGGTATTGTGTTAACAAAAATGGATGGTACAGCTAAGGGTGGTATTGTTTTTGCTATTCGTAATGAAATGCACTTACCAGTTAAATGGATTGGTTTTGGTGAAAAAGCTAGTGATTTGCGTGAATTTAAGCCTGAAGAATTCGTTTATGGGTTGTTTAAAGAGTTGGTTGAATCATGA
- a CDS encoding signal recognition particle protein: MAFENLTERLSKAIKNLTGRGRVSEEDLRATMREIRLALLEADVNYGTVKKFVANVREKASGTDIMEGLNPAQQIVKIVNDELTATMGEEAVPLNKSPKIPTIIMMAGLQGAGKTTTVAKLAYKLKNENNARPLLIAADIYRPAAIDQLEILGRDLDIPVFSMGTDINPRDIVRAGLEKAAENKNDYVFIDTAGRLQIDEELMQELKDIAEIADPDEILLTVDAMTGQNAAETAKGFSASLDLTGVVLTKLDGDTRGGAALSIRDVTGKPIKFVGQGEKPTDLDVFYPDRMASRILGMGDVLTLIEKAQRDFDEEEQTKQLEKMRQNTFDFNDFVAQLKQVQSMGPMEDLLKMIPGMANNPALANVNLDAKQFAHLEAIVGSMTPEERENPDLINPSRRRRLAAGAGRPIVEVNRMIKQFDQMRKMMNQATNGNFGGIDKMMSGSGMDMSSMMGGMNGGMPKGNFGQKMQNFAVKQAARRLQKAKKKRGRK, from the coding sequence ATGGCATTTGAAAATCTAACAGAACGCCTATCAAAGGCAATTAAAAATCTGACAGGACGTGGCCGTGTTAGTGAAGAAGATTTGCGCGCGACAATGCGGGAAATCCGGTTGGCCTTATTAGAGGCCGATGTTAACTACGGCACAGTGAAAAAATTTGTAGCCAATGTTCGCGAAAAAGCAAGCGGCACCGATATTATGGAAGGTTTAAACCCAGCACAACAAATTGTTAAAATTGTTAACGATGAATTGACTGCAACGATGGGTGAAGAAGCGGTACCGTTAAATAAGTCACCAAAAATACCGACAATCATTATGATGGCGGGTTTACAAGGTGCTGGTAAAACCACAACTGTTGCCAAACTGGCTTACAAACTCAAAAATGAAAATAATGCTCGACCATTATTAATCGCCGCAGATATTTATCGCCCTGCTGCGATTGATCAATTAGAAATACTTGGTCGCGATTTAGATATTCCAGTTTTTTCAATGGGCACAGATATCAATCCACGTGATATTGTTCGAGCTGGACTAGAAAAGGCTGCTGAGAATAAAAACGATTATGTATTCATCGATACAGCGGGACGCCTTCAAATTGATGAAGAATTGATGCAAGAATTGAAAGATATTGCAGAAATTGCCGATCCTGATGAAATATTATTGACAGTCGATGCAATGACTGGGCAAAATGCGGCTGAAACGGCCAAAGGCTTCTCCGCTTCACTTGATTTAACAGGTGTTGTTTTAACAAAGTTAGATGGTGACACGCGTGGTGGTGCAGCATTGTCCATTCGAGATGTCACTGGAAAACCAATTAAATTTGTTGGACAAGGTGAAAAGCCCACTGATTTAGATGTTTTCTATCCTGACCGTATGGCTTCGCGTATTTTGGGCATGGGCGATGTCTTAACGTTGATTGAAAAGGCCCAACGCGATTTTGACGAAGAAGAGCAAACTAAGCAGCTCGAAAAAATGCGTCAAAATACTTTCGACTTTAACGACTTTGTTGCACAATTAAAACAAGTACAAAGTATGGGGCCAATGGAAGATTTGTTAAAGATGATTCCGGGGATGGCGAATAATCCAGCTTTAGCTAATGTGAACCTTGATGCCAAACAATTCGCTCATCTAGAAGCAATAGTTGGCTCGATGACACCAGAAGAGCGCGAGAATCCTGATTTAATCAACCCTTCTCGTCGTCGCCGTTTGGCGGCTGGTGCTGGTCGGCCAATTGTTGAAGTTAACCGTATGATTAAGCAATTTGATCAAATGCGTAAAATGATGAATCAAGCAACTAATGGCAACTTTGGTGGCATTGATAAAATGATGAGTGGTTCGGGTATGGATATGTCCTCAATGATGGGTGGCATGAATGGTGGAATGCCCAAAGGAAACTTCGGACAGAAAATGCAAAACTTTGCTGTAAAGCAAGCTGCACGTCGGTTGCAAAAGGCGAAAAAGAAGCGTGGACGCAAGTAA
- a CDS encoding diguanylate cyclase, whose protein sequence is MLTYLFSYLLLMLVIMNLAISTLISMQFLMYSNSGSRYEQWIKPIIYVAMLYTSMSVSYHFIGVVAHEYLLALLIFYLVDKKQAILLVIITPFVRILYIIFVDGHLTTINVVASLVVAGMVICYMKVFDKYVSNQTLAMILSEIFIVATSLFSAPFIPHVVIYSIFNQPINWLIRASVAIITILITRKVYFQVANLQSKNIQLQKEVIFDKLTGFFNYKKFEQDILLASDKQTNIGIAVIDLDYFKNVNDTYGHEAGNKVLQEFSLFLRDHLAYKLNSKDLGIYRYGGEEFVWMFDPNNFANIEKFLQNMQLELGELPLGNQNHLMSFSAGVSFSKNYKFNLKTTFDVADNLVYRSKKTGRGKIVIEE, encoded by the coding sequence ATGTTAACCTATTTATTTAGTTATCTATTGTTGATGCTAGTTATAATGAATTTAGCTATTTCTACGTTGATTAGTATGCAATTTTTAATGTACAGTAATTCTGGTAGCCGTTATGAACAATGGATAAAACCAATAATATATGTTGCTATGCTTTATACATCAATGTCAGTTTCTTATCATTTTATTGGTGTTGTAGCGCATGAATATTTACTTGCACTTTTAATTTTTTACTTGGTTGATAAAAAACAAGCTATTCTTCTGGTTATTATTACACCTTTTGTAAGAATACTGTACATAATATTTGTGGATGGTCATTTAACAACTATCAACGTTGTGGCCTCATTAGTAGTAGCTGGAATGGTTATATGTTATATGAAAGTATTTGATAAATATGTTTCTAATCAAACACTCGCAATGATTCTTTCTGAAATATTTATTGTGGCCACCAGCCTTTTTTCTGCGCCCTTTATTCCCCATGTTGTGATATATAGTATCTTTAATCAACCAATAAATTGGCTAATTCGTGCCAGTGTAGCTATTATCACAATTTTAATAACTCGAAAAGTGTATTTTCAAGTTGCTAATTTACAAAGTAAAAATATTCAGCTGCAGAAAGAAGTTATTTTCGATAAATTAACAGGTTTTTTTAATTATAAAAAATTTGAACAAGATATCTTGTTAGCTTCTGACAAACAGACAAATATTGGTATTGCGGTTATTGATTTGGATTATTTTAAAAATGTTAATGATACCTACGGACATGAAGCTGGAAATAAAGTTTTACAGGAATTTTCTTTATTCTTGAGAGATCACCTCGCGTACAAACTAAATTCAAAGGATTTAGGAATTTATCGCTATGGCGGCGAAGAATTTGTTTGGATGTTTGATCCTAATAATTTTGCTAATATCGAGAAGTTCTTACAAAATATGCAGCTTGAATTGGGTGAATTACCTTTAGGAAATCAAAATCACTTGATGAGTTTTTCGGCTGGTGTAAGTTTTTCAAAAAATTATAAGTTTAACTTAAAAACGACTTTTGATGTTGCTGATAACCTAGTTTATCGGTCTAAAAAGACAGGGAGAGGCAAGATAGTTATTGAAGAGTGA
- a CDS encoding EAL domain-containing protein: MTELYEQLEVTKDFYFVMQPVVKISDKQEDEIVFYEILLRSKKTRKFPGEIFFDLIKSQSGNQMVLSFFEKQLKDILQENPCTKFSVNFEIIQFKSPQTQEFFERMQTWAPNIIVELTERSYAIKDSEYLLDAVKKIKKMGYRIFVDDIGKGRNTLSHVQDNVNLVDGIKFAWAHFKSESSQNSVSFLKEWDNLAKKNNLAFVFEGVENVDTQILLKRMGIVYQQGWFFGKPREDMIEAQKC, translated from the coding sequence ATGACTGAGCTGTATGAGCAACTGGAAGTGACGAAGGATTTTTATTTTGTGATGCAGCCGGTTGTTAAAATTTCTGATAAACAAGAAGATGAGATTGTGTTTTACGAAATATTATTACGTTCTAAAAAAACAAGAAAATTTCCTGGAGAAATATTTTTCGACTTAATCAAAAGTCAATCAGGGAATCAAATGGTGCTTTCTTTTTTTGAAAAACAATTAAAGGACATATTACAAGAAAATCCTTGTACTAAATTTTCAGTTAACTTTGAAATTATACAATTCAAATCACCGCAAACACAGGAATTTTTTGAAAGAATGCAAACTTGGGCACCCAATATTATTGTTGAACTAACTGAACGATCCTATGCAATCAAGGATAGTGAGTATCTATTAGATGCTGTTAAGAAAATTAAAAAAATGGGATATAGAATTTTTGTTGATGATATTGGTAAAGGGCGAAATACCTTGTCACATGTACAGGACAATGTCAATTTAGTGGATGGTATTAAGTTTGCTTGGGCACATTTTAAAAGTGAGTCTTCTCAAAATAGTGTTTCATTTTTAAAAGAGTGGGACAACTTAGCTAAAAAAAATAATTTAGCCTTTGTTTTTGAAGGTGTTGAAAATGTGGATACACAAATATTACTAAAAAGAATGGGTATCGTTTATCAGCAAGGTTGGTTTTTTGGTAAACCTAGAGAGGATATGATTGAGGCACAAAAATGTTAA
- a CDS encoding Cof-type HAD-IIB family hydrolase has translation MTLKLIASDLDATFLRDDKTINEPLFREVLKKMKAQNMQFIVATGNHLQKVLEYFKNFEGEYQIIANNGAEVMLDGEVQNVKFLPKEALKTIFAVTEKYIDNVTVGLAFNGQSTTYMLKSQAAIGDTFKISAEYFENLTLVDSIDDVVEPILKSTIVLSHNEVAYMNDLKSILGKIVHVTTSGYGAIDIVNSDVNKANALNYIADALHVDAKDIMAFGDGLNDMEMLEYVGHPVAMTNSDPELLKHDFDISVADNQHDGVLKTILKHV, from the coding sequence ATGACACTTAAACTTATAGCATCAGACCTAGACGCAACTTTTTTGCGAGATGATAAAACAATTAATGAACCACTTTTTCGAGAAGTATTGAAAAAAATGAAGGCACAAAACATGCAGTTCATTGTGGCAACTGGTAACCATTTGCAAAAAGTTTTGGAGTACTTCAAAAACTTTGAAGGTGAGTACCAAATCATTGCCAATAATGGTGCTGAGGTGATGTTAGATGGCGAAGTACAAAATGTTAAATTTTTGCCTAAAGAAGCATTGAAAACTATTTTTGCTGTAACAGAAAAATATATTGATAATGTTACGGTGGGATTGGCATTTAATGGACAATCGACTACATATATGCTGAAATCACAGGCAGCAATTGGTGATACTTTCAAAATTTCCGCTGAATATTTTGAAAACTTAACATTAGTGGACAGTATTGATGATGTGGTAGAACCAATTTTAAAGTCAACAATTGTTTTATCTCATAATGAAGTAGCTTATATGAACGATCTTAAATCTATTTTAGGTAAAATTGTCCATGTTACTACTTCGGGATACGGTGCGATTGATATTGTTAATTCTGATGTAAACAAAGCCAATGCACTCAACTATATTGCTGATGCATTGCACGTTGATGCGAAGGATATTATGGCATTTGGCGATGGATTGAATGATATGGAGATGTTAGAATATGTTGGGCATCCGGTTGCGATGACTAATAGTGATCCAGAATTATTAAAACATGATTTTGATATTTCTGTAGCTGATAATCAACATGATGGCGTCCTAAAGACTATATTAAAACACGTTTAA
- the hisJ gene encoding histidinol-phosphatase HisJ produces MIKKDGHTHTKFSHHGSTEQLDRYIERAIDLGFTEYVITEHAPLPRKFLEGFVGPNDARDHSAMAIDELEIYKSEVERVKEKFKDSINIKSGFEVDYFRTYEIDIRSFLQRESNWIDEIVLSVHFLPNNGGDIAPIDYDSDALSTYFSDECRNPQVLFKRYYDAVLQSVNFDTGLKVPVRIGHITLIRKYQKRLHLPAFDKSIKQQITELLTIIKQKNYQLDFNAAGFSKPYNGESYPTFDIAEQAKKIGIELVYGSDAHEVSALGLYYDEMEKLMEDKK; encoded by the coding sequence ATGATAAAAAAAGACGGACATACTCATACAAAATTTTCTCATCATGGAAGCACAGAGCAGCTTGATAGATATATCGAACGAGCGATTGATTTGGGATTTACTGAATATGTTATTACAGAGCACGCACCACTGCCACGAAAATTTTTAGAAGGATTTGTTGGCCCTAATGATGCACGTGATCATTCTGCTATGGCAATCGATGAGTTAGAAATTTATAAATCTGAAGTTGAGCGAGTGAAAGAAAAGTTTAAAGATAGCATTAACATTAAATCCGGATTTGAAGTAGATTATTTCAGGACATATGAAATTGACATACGTTCATTTTTGCAGAGAGAATCTAATTGGATTGATGAAATTGTTTTATCTGTTCATTTTTTACCTAACAATGGTGGAGATATTGCGCCCATTGATTACGATTCAGATGCATTGTCAACATATTTTAGTGATGAGTGTCGTAATCCACAAGTACTATTTAAACGTTATTATGACGCAGTTCTCCAAAGTGTAAATTTTGATACTGGATTAAAAGTACCCGTGCGAATTGGACATATTACGCTCATTCGAAAGTACCAAAAACGATTGCATTTGCCAGCATTTGACAAATCTATCAAGCAACAAATTACTGAATTGTTAACAATTATTAAGCAAAAAAATTATCAGTTAGATTTTAATGCGGCTGGTTTTAGTAAACCATATAATGGCGAAAGTTATCCTACATTTGATATAGCTGAACAAGCAAAAAAAATAGGGATTGAGCTGGTTTATGGATCCGATGCGCATGAAGTGAGCGCTCTAGGACTATATTATGATGAAATGGAAAAATTGATGGAAGATAAAAAATAG
- a CDS encoding DNA-binding protein: MNLAKKTHINELFGFYEKLLTDKQQAYLRYYFEDDYSIVEIAEAETVSRQAVSDNINRAIEQLEKYESILHLQVDFTKRQALEKDVEQYIETHYPDDNVLKLLVQKLLTTEIDN, encoded by the coding sequence ATGAATTTAGCAAAAAAGACGCACATCAACGAACTATTTGGTTTCTATGAAAAATTGTTGACAGATAAGCAACAAGCCTATTTACGTTACTATTTTGAAGATGACTACTCAATCGTTGAAATCGCTGAAGCGGAGACCGTTAGCCGCCAAGCAGTATCAGATAATATTAATCGAGCTATTGAACAACTTGAAAAATACGAAAGTATCCTTCATTTGCAAGTCGATTTTACAAAGCGACAGGCATTAGAAAAGGATGTTGAACAATATATCGAGACACATTATCCAGATGATAATGTGTTAAAATTATTGGTACAGAAGCTTTTAACGACGGAAATTGATAACTAG